From Amycolatopsis sp. cg9, one genomic window encodes:
- a CDS encoding methylated-DNA--[protein]-cysteine S-methyltransferase — protein sequence MTDIFFAAPELFELDPNPMHEKLAAAADREGLLDVAYRTLDTPVGSLLLAATKQGLVKVAFDRQDHDAVLAELAAIISPRILRAPARLDPVVRQLDEYFTGGRHTFDVALDFRLARGFRLSVLEHLPEISYGHTESYAQVAAAAGSPKAVRAVGTACALNPLPVVVPCHRVVRSDGSYGQYAGGEEAKRVLLTMEAA from the coding sequence ATGACGGACATCTTCTTCGCTGCTCCGGAGCTCTTCGAGCTCGACCCGAACCCCATGCACGAGAAGCTCGCCGCCGCCGCCGACCGCGAAGGCCTGCTGGACGTCGCCTACCGGACCCTCGACACCCCGGTCGGCTCCCTGCTGCTGGCCGCGACGAAGCAGGGCCTGGTCAAGGTGGCGTTCGACCGCCAGGACCACGACGCGGTGCTGGCCGAGCTGGCCGCGATCATCAGCCCCCGGATCCTCCGCGCCCCGGCCCGGCTCGACCCGGTCGTCCGCCAGCTCGACGAGTACTTCACCGGCGGACGGCACACCTTCGACGTCGCACTCGACTTCCGCCTGGCCCGCGGGTTCCGCCTGTCCGTGCTGGAGCACCTGCCGGAGATCTCCTACGGCCACACCGAAAGCTACGCCCAGGTCGCCGCGGCCGCGGGCAGCCCGAAGGCGGTCCGCGCGGTCGGCACGGCGTGCGCGCTGAACCCGCTGCCGGTGGTGGTGCCGTGCCACCGCGTCGTCCGCTCCGACGGCTCGTACGGCCAGTACGCCGGCGGCGAGGAAGCGAAACGGGTGCTGCTCACGATGGAAGCGGCTTGA
- a CDS encoding PPE domain-containing protein — MPEFHSSHHRPTAREKAKARRVRREKAVNGREASFGKIHWDSYAHRELWDMVQSADPPKLGEQAHRWAELAKGVDAETGEVHKLVQDLLLSWRGPSAVRAADSVGRLTQWASTASSNARDVGDGLDAYTSAIGEARRNMPEPVHYWAEKWFREGYAVKRLDGPEGAYMLDDLLDDKQPTKKQADDAKAEAVRVMEQYESASHDVRHRLPTFDTAPQVSATGDVVQHVPVPPPDPDPGPEPGPPGLPGGPRVPGSSPGDTTSAAAALPASLTGAGLPGALDGLPGPGGPAPTGASGPGFTGLIGSGVLGEGAQAGAGRAPGTGTPGFGPGSAGARGTAGGYGMYPPGQGARREEETEHRDKYGSGYDLLDDLPPAYPPVFGE, encoded by the coding sequence ATGCCTGAGTTCCACTCGAGCCACCACCGGCCGACCGCGCGCGAGAAGGCGAAGGCGCGGCGGGTCCGCCGGGAGAAGGCGGTGAACGGCCGCGAAGCGTCGTTCGGCAAGATCCACTGGGACAGCTACGCCCACCGCGAGCTGTGGGACATGGTCCAGTCGGCCGACCCGCCGAAGCTCGGCGAACAGGCGCACCGGTGGGCCGAGCTGGCCAAGGGCGTCGACGCCGAGACCGGCGAAGTCCACAAGCTGGTGCAGGACCTGCTGCTGTCGTGGCGCGGCCCGTCCGCGGTCCGGGCCGCCGACTCGGTGGGCCGGCTGACGCAGTGGGCGAGCACGGCGAGCTCGAACGCCCGCGACGTCGGCGACGGCCTCGACGCGTACACCTCGGCGATCGGCGAAGCGCGGCGGAACATGCCGGAACCGGTGCACTACTGGGCGGAAAAGTGGTTCCGGGAGGGCTACGCGGTCAAGCGGCTCGACGGGCCCGAAGGCGCGTACATGCTGGACGACCTGCTCGACGACAAGCAGCCGACCAAGAAGCAGGCGGACGACGCCAAGGCCGAAGCCGTCCGGGTGATGGAGCAGTACGAGAGCGCGAGCCACGACGTCCGCCACCGCCTCCCGACGTTCGACACGGCGCCGCAGGTCAGCGCGACGGGCGACGTGGTCCAGCACGTCCCCGTGCCCCCACCGGACCCGGACCCCGGACCCGAGCCCGGACCACCCGGCCTGCCCGGCGGCCCGCGGGTTCCCGGCTCCTCGCCCGGCGACACGACGTCGGCGGCGGCCGCCTTGCCCGCGTCCCTCACCGGGGCCGGGCTGCCGGGCGCGCTGGACGGCCTGCCCGGACCGGGCGGACCCGCGCCGACGGGCGCGTCCGGCCCGGGTTTCACCGGGCTGATCGGCTCCGGCGTGCTCGGGGAAGGCGCGCAGGCCGGCGCCGGCCGCGCCCCCGGCACCGGAACGCCCGGCTTCGGCCCCGGCTCGGCGGGCGCCCGCGGCACGGCGGGCGGGTACGGCATGTACCCACCCGGTCAGGGCGCGCGACGCGAAGAGGAGACCGAGCACCGCGACAAGTACGGCTCGGGCTACGACCTGCTCGACGACCTCCCGCCCGCCTACCCGCCGGTGTTCGGCGAATGA
- a CDS encoding APC family permease encodes MPRTPAPPDTAATAKAKKTLTRSIGVGGGTLLTLSCVTPASSLFVLVPPLFADLGTGTALAIALAVLLCVGIAFCYSELGTLVPSAGGEYAMVTTVANRFAGWLTFVLSFIVILVVPPIIAIGVADYLAAVVDVSPSVAGALVMLASTVMGLLNLRSNAWITGVFLVIEIVAIFAVSLLGFTHTTQSPAVLLKPSLGTSGIGLIAVVTGLAVALFVVQGFSTAVYLAEEMREPRRTVARTVFWTLGISAVVILVPVVAITLAVPDAAALAGLDLTALVTGWSSSAVGAAISLCIAAAIVNAVIVMVIQNSRVLYAAARDQAWPTPVNRAMSVVSERFGAPWVATLVVGLSEAVLCFVPVDTLSGVTGVAVVALYLSVAAAALGARRAAHRKPHVWRMPAWPVVPVLATGALACVLVEQSALDLGITAGVLVVSALYWWGYLRRRPERWVVTVPQD; translated from the coding sequence CGGCGGCGGCACCCTGCTGACGCTCAGCTGCGTGACGCCGGCGTCCTCGCTGTTCGTCCTCGTGCCGCCGCTGTTCGCCGACCTCGGCACCGGCACCGCCCTCGCCATCGCCCTCGCCGTGCTGCTCTGCGTGGGGATCGCCTTCTGCTACTCCGAACTCGGCACGCTGGTGCCGAGCGCCGGCGGCGAGTACGCGATGGTGACGACGGTGGCGAACCGGTTCGCCGGCTGGCTGACCTTCGTGCTGTCGTTCATCGTGATCCTCGTCGTGCCGCCGATCATCGCGATCGGCGTGGCCGACTACCTCGCCGCCGTCGTCGACGTCAGCCCCTCGGTCGCGGGCGCGCTCGTGATGCTCGCGTCGACTGTGATGGGCCTGCTGAACCTCCGGTCCAACGCCTGGATCACCGGCGTGTTCCTGGTCATCGAGATCGTCGCGATCTTCGCCGTGTCCCTGCTCGGCTTCACCCACACCACGCAGAGCCCGGCCGTGCTGCTGAAGCCGAGCCTCGGCACGAGCGGGATCGGGCTGATCGCCGTGGTCACCGGGCTCGCCGTCGCGCTGTTCGTGGTGCAGGGCTTCAGCACCGCCGTCTACCTCGCCGAGGAGATGCGCGAGCCGCGCCGGACGGTGGCCAGGACGGTGTTCTGGACGCTCGGGATCAGCGCCGTGGTCATCCTCGTGCCGGTCGTGGCGATCACCCTCGCCGTGCCGGACGCCGCCGCGCTCGCCGGGCTCGACCTCACCGCGCTGGTCACCGGCTGGAGCAGTTCGGCCGTCGGCGCCGCGATCAGCCTGTGCATCGCGGCGGCCATCGTCAACGCCGTGATCGTCATGGTCATCCAGAACTCGCGCGTGCTCTACGCCGCCGCGCGCGACCAGGCGTGGCCGACCCCGGTGAACCGGGCGATGAGCGTGGTGAGCGAGCGGTTCGGCGCGCCGTGGGTCGCGACCCTCGTGGTCGGGCTGTCCGAAGCGGTCCTCTGCTTCGTGCCGGTGGACACGCTCAGCGGCGTCACCGGGGTCGCCGTCGTCGCGCTCTACCTCAGCGTCGCGGCCGCCGCACTGGGCGCCCGCCGGGCGGCGCACCGGAAACCGCACGTCTGGCGGATGCCCGCGTGGCCGGTGGTGCCGGTGCTCGCCACCGGCGCGCTGGCCTGCGTCCTGGTCGAGCAGAGCGCGCTCGACCTCGGCATCACCGCGGGCGTGCTGGTCGTCTCGGCGCTGTACTGGTGGGGCTACCTGCGCCGCCGTCCCGAGCGCTGGGTCGTGACGGTCCCCCAGGACTAG
- a CDS encoding transglycosylase SLT domain-containing protein, giving the protein MTKLSAEQIARHAYAAGFRGQGLTTAVAVALAESGGRTTAHNATPPDSSYGLWQINMLGALGPERRHQYHLKSNDQLFDPATNARVANSISSDGRDFTPWSTYTNGAYKDHLTAARKAAKDVTGHHGEPHAQTGGGALKVDDEVLHGYVRRTRHVADALGGATGQLRDVRDIAEDSFGRIGKESGFAGALAGFGLALQRQVKGVGTHADRLATAAQKAAKTYRDHETATAAALNDHARRS; this is encoded by the coding sequence ATGACCAAGCTGAGCGCCGAGCAGATCGCCCGGCACGCCTACGCGGCCGGGTTCCGGGGACAGGGCCTGACCACCGCGGTGGCGGTCGCGCTGGCCGAGTCCGGCGGGCGGACCACCGCGCACAACGCCACCCCGCCGGACAGCTCCTACGGGCTGTGGCAGATCAACATGCTGGGCGCGCTGGGGCCCGAGCGGCGTCACCAGTACCACCTGAAGTCGAACGACCAGCTGTTCGACCCGGCCACCAACGCCCGTGTCGCCAACAGCATCTCGAGCGACGGTCGCGACTTCACGCCCTGGTCGACGTACACGAACGGCGCCTACAAGGACCACCTCACCGCCGCGCGCAAGGCCGCGAAGGACGTCACCGGGCACCACGGCGAACCGCACGCGCAGACCGGCGGCGGGGCGCTGAAGGTGGACGACGAGGTGCTGCACGGCTACGTGCGGCGCACCCGGCACGTCGCCGACGCGCTGGGTGGCGCGACCGGGCAGCTGCGGGACGTCCGGGACATCGCCGAGGACAGCTTCGGCCGGATCGGCAAGGAGTCGGGGTTCGCCGGCGCGCTGGCCGGCTTCGGGCTGGCGCTGCAGCGGCAGGTCAAGGGCGTCGGCACGCACGCCGACCGGCTGGCCACAGCCGCGCAGAAGGCCGCCAAGACCTACCGCGACCACGAGACGGCCACCGCGGCCGCGCTGAACGACCACGCCCGACGGAGCTGA
- a CDS encoding helix-turn-helix transcriptional regulator produces the protein MAEPYPVDVPASGYLVVRASGAAAARAAILGGAAGAPEDIQLVLRCPVPRAVAESGAKLTFADATLHLLPSGRGVVMLTVAAAKLSISFAELRPLMFRPVEVDAPLRALFASAVAHVLAAGPRLDPHGLAHHLLGLAELVLRSALRVELDRVDALAARRREALEYMRAHLADPSLTADKIAEALYISRRRLYQLFDDGQGVSERLKGLRIERAKAVLADPAKAGRGIAEVARDCGFTSAPHFSRTFRRATGTTPREYRERALRG, from the coding sequence ATGGCCGAGCCGTACCCGGTGGACGTACCCGCGAGCGGGTACCTCGTCGTCCGCGCTTCGGGCGCGGCGGCGGCGCGGGCGGCGATCCTCGGCGGCGCCGCCGGTGCCCCCGAAGACATCCAGCTGGTGCTCCGCTGCCCCGTGCCGCGGGCGGTCGCCGAGTCCGGCGCGAAGCTGACCTTCGCCGACGCGACGCTGCACCTGCTGCCGTCCGGGCGCGGGGTCGTCATGCTGACGGTCGCGGCGGCGAAGCTGTCGATCTCGTTCGCCGAGCTGCGGCCGCTGATGTTCCGGCCGGTCGAGGTGGACGCGCCGCTGCGGGCGCTGTTCGCGAGCGCGGTGGCGCACGTGCTGGCGGCCGGGCCCCGGCTCGACCCGCACGGGCTGGCCCACCACCTGCTGGGCCTGGCCGAACTGGTGCTGCGCAGCGCGCTGCGCGTCGAGCTCGACCGCGTCGACGCGCTCGCGGCCCGGCGGCGCGAGGCGCTCGAGTACATGCGCGCCCACCTCGCCGACCCGTCGCTGACCGCGGACAAGATCGCCGAAGCGCTGTACATCTCGCGGCGCCGGCTGTACCAGCTGTTCGACGACGGCCAAGGCGTTTCCGAACGGCTCAAGGGCCTGCGGATCGAGCGTGCGAAGGCGGTGCTGGCGGACCCGGCGAAGGCGGGCCGCGGGATCGCGGAAGTCGCGCGGGACTGCGGGTTCACCAGCGCCCCGCACTTCTCGCGGACCTTCCGCCGGGCGACCGGGACGACCCCGCGCGAATACCGGGAGCGGGCCCTGCGGGGGTGA
- a CDS encoding putative protein N(5)-glutamine methyltransferase: MDTSSVISRLRAAGCVFAEDEAALLVGAAATPAELEALVARRVAGLPLEHLLGWAEFHGLRVRVRPGVFVPRHRTEFLVDVAVSLAPPDPVVLDLCCGSGALGAAFTAALRPRELHAADVEPAAVACARENLPGALVHQGDLYDALPPSLRGRVDVLLANVPYVPSAAVSTMPPEARLHEPLVALDGGSDGLDLARRVASGAPRWLAPGGTVVVESSERQAPVLAGVFTAAGLTPEVHSSDELGATVVTGTPKV, translated from the coding sequence GTGGACACTTCATCCGTCATCTCCCGCTTGCGCGCCGCCGGCTGTGTGTTCGCCGAGGACGAGGCCGCGCTGCTCGTCGGCGCCGCCGCGACGCCGGCCGAGCTCGAGGCGCTCGTGGCGCGCCGGGTCGCCGGGCTGCCCCTGGAACACCTGCTGGGCTGGGCGGAGTTCCACGGCCTGCGCGTCCGCGTGCGGCCCGGGGTGTTCGTGCCCCGGCACCGCACCGAGTTCCTCGTCGACGTCGCCGTCTCGCTCGCCCCGCCGGACCCGGTGGTGCTCGACCTGTGCTGCGGCTCCGGGGCGCTCGGCGCGGCGTTCACGGCGGCGCTGCGGCCGCGAGAGCTGCACGCCGCCGACGTCGAGCCCGCGGCCGTCGCCTGTGCCCGCGAGAACCTGCCGGGCGCGCTCGTCCACCAGGGCGATCTCTACGACGCGCTGCCGCCGTCGCTGCGCGGGCGGGTCGACGTCCTGCTGGCGAACGTCCCCTACGTGCCCTCGGCCGCCGTCTCGACCATGCCCCCCGAAGCGCGGCTGCACGAGCCGCTCGTCGCCCTCGACGGGGGCTCGGACGGCCTCGACCTCGCCCGCCGGGTCGCTTCCGGCGCCCCGCGCTGGCTGGCGCCGGGCGGCACGGTGGTGGTGGAATCGAGCGAACGGCAGGCGCCGGTGCTGGCCGGAGTCTTCACGGCGGCCGGGCTGACGCCGGAGGTGCACTCCTCCGACGAGCTGGGCGCGACCGTCGTCACCGGTACCCCGAAGGTGTGA
- a CDS encoding YbaB/EbfC family DNA-binding protein, with product MITGKAADRTVAVEVAPGGALQELTLEAAALRLEPDELARRILLLTAAAAARATASLWHSVDGLGLPAAGEAAEATTPESWRAQ from the coding sequence GTGATCACCGGAAAAGCCGCCGACCGCACGGTCGCCGTGGAGGTCGCGCCCGGCGGGGCGCTGCAGGAGCTGACCCTGGAGGCCGCGGCGCTGCGGCTGGAACCGGACGAGCTGGCGCGCCGCATCCTGCTGCTGACGGCGGCGGCCGCGGCCCGCGCGACGGCTTCGCTGTGGCACAGCGTCGACGGGCTCGGGTTGCCCGCGGCGGGGGAGGCGGCGGAAGCGACGACACCGGAAAGCTGGCGGGCGCAGTGA
- a CDS encoding Pr6Pr family membrane protein codes for MIAQASRWWHGAIAAVIFASLVIQLALLFTGGADANSGQAGTSLSIGVRLWRLFSYFTIESNLFVLAVAIVLTVRPLADGRVWRVVRLDSLLGILITGLVYAIVLAPQVHLTGAALVATIGLHYVSPWAAVPAWLLFGPRPRLTWGTVAWAFAWPLLWLGYIFVQGAFTHWYPYPFLDAGKLGLGTAVRNALLVVVIAVVFAALFKLLDRKLKPLPS; via the coding sequence ATGATCGCCCAGGCGTCGAGGTGGTGGCACGGCGCCATCGCCGCAGTCATCTTCGCGTCGCTGGTCATCCAGCTCGCCCTGCTCTTCACCGGTGGCGCGGACGCCAACTCCGGCCAGGCCGGGACGTCGCTGAGCATCGGAGTGCGGCTGTGGCGGCTGTTCAGCTACTTCACGATCGAGAGCAACCTGTTCGTGCTCGCCGTCGCGATCGTGCTGACGGTGCGGCCGCTCGCCGACGGCCGCGTCTGGCGAGTCGTCCGGCTGGACTCGCTGCTCGGCATCCTCATCACCGGGCTCGTGTACGCGATCGTCCTCGCCCCGCAGGTACACCTGACCGGCGCGGCCCTGGTCGCCACGATCGGGCTCCACTACGTCTCGCCGTGGGCGGCGGTGCCGGCCTGGCTGCTGTTCGGCCCCCGGCCGCGGCTGACCTGGGGCACCGTCGCCTGGGCTTTCGCCTGGCCGCTGCTGTGGCTGGGCTACATCTTCGTCCAGGGCGCGTTCACGCACTGGTACCCGTACCCGTTCCTCGACGCGGGGAAGCTCGGGCTCGGGACCGCGGTGCGCAACGCGCTCCTGGTCGTCGTCATCGCCGTGGTGTTCGCGGCGCTGTTCAAGCTGCTCGACCGGAAGCTCAAGCCGCTTCCATCGTGA
- a CDS encoding copper resistance protein CopC, which yields MIPRRVSGAVLAALTGLVVLAGPASAHTELESSSPAEGAALGTAPSQVELTFGEPVTLPPDPIEVTGRDGVSWQVGAPAVAGGVVTVPVTPSGPAQAYTVTWKVVAKDGDNVTGTVHFTLTAPVASAAPAAAPGAAAASSPAAPTSAAPATLDSAGIPTWVWVLVSVVGLLAVIVVGIRQLRGRPKD from the coding sequence ATGATCCCGCGTCGCGTGTCCGGAGCCGTTCTCGCCGCCCTCACCGGGCTCGTCGTGCTCGCCGGGCCGGCCTCGGCCCACACCGAGCTCGAGTCCAGCTCGCCTGCCGAAGGCGCGGCGCTCGGCACGGCGCCTTCGCAGGTCGAACTGACCTTCGGCGAGCCGGTGACGCTGCCGCCGGACCCGATCGAGGTCACCGGCCGCGACGGCGTCAGCTGGCAGGTGGGCGCTCCGGCGGTCGCGGGCGGGGTCGTGACGGTGCCCGTGACGCCGTCCGGTCCGGCGCAGGCCTACACGGTGACCTGGAAGGTCGTCGCGAAGGACGGCGACAACGTCACCGGGACCGTGCACTTCACCCTGACCGCCCCGGTCGCGAGCGCCGCGCCGGCCGCGGCACCGGGCGCCGCGGCGGCCTCGAGCCCGGCCGCGCCGACGTCCGCGGCGCCGGCCACCCTCGACTCCGCCGGCATCCCGACGTGGGTGTGGGTGCTGGTCTCGGTGGTCGGCCTGCTCGCGGTGATCGTCGTCGGCATCCGCCAGCTCCGGGGCCGTCCGAAGGACTAG
- a CDS encoding CHAP domain-containing protein, translated as MDTAALARSFAKDLIAHRNKLAGKAEDAVRAEFALHQVATALDDQHDAYHKESTAVLGHWHGHGADGFRHTSAKLTKELKITGAAGAAAEKVVAHVASTVDSGHTAVQRLVDEYTTKAKQVLDAGAATGTQAALMRAVGHVADLAPHYTRQSATTLRHVHAELEAAAKKLNELRKDLTHDHVGDKTTHASHVSGRGKEIVHAARKELGTRENPPGSNRNPYGPTAAWCSSFATAMWRKAGVKIPVLPFSGDVFHWGQANGHAYGKRSLHEARPGDVLIFGTGPQNTSTSTHIGIVEKVEGNKVTMIEGNSGDAVRRNTHTLSASTFYGGVHP; from the coding sequence ATGGACACCGCCGCACTCGCGCGCTCCTTCGCGAAGGACCTCATCGCGCACCGGAACAAGCTCGCCGGCAAGGCCGAAGACGCCGTCCGCGCCGAATTCGCCCTGCACCAGGTCGCCACCGCGCTGGACGACCAGCACGACGCCTACCACAAGGAAAGCACCGCGGTCCTCGGCCACTGGCACGGGCACGGCGCCGACGGGTTCCGCCACACCAGCGCGAAACTGACTAAGGAACTGAAGATCACGGGTGCGGCCGGTGCCGCGGCGGAGAAGGTCGTCGCGCACGTGGCGTCCACAGTGGACAGCGGGCACACCGCCGTGCAGCGGCTGGTCGACGAGTACACCACCAAGGCGAAGCAGGTCCTCGACGCCGGTGCCGCCACCGGGACGCAGGCCGCGCTGATGCGGGCCGTCGGGCACGTCGCGGACCTGGCGCCGCACTACACGCGGCAGTCCGCCACGACCCTGCGGCACGTCCACGCCGAGCTCGAAGCGGCGGCGAAGAAGCTGAACGAGCTGCGGAAGGACCTCACCCACGACCACGTGGGGGACAAGACGACGCACGCGAGCCACGTTTCCGGGCGGGGCAAGGAGATCGTGCACGCCGCGCGCAAGGAGCTCGGCACGCGCGAGAACCCACCGGGCAGCAACCGCAACCCGTACGGGCCGACCGCCGCGTGGTGCTCGTCGTTCGCCACCGCGATGTGGCGGAAGGCCGGGGTGAAGATCCCGGTGCTGCCGTTCAGCGGCGACGTCTTCCACTGGGGACAGGCCAATGGGCACGCGTACGGCAAGCGTTCGCTGCACGAGGCGCGGCCGGGGGACGTGCTGATCTTCGGCACCGGGCCGCAGAACACGTCGACGAGCACGCACATCGGCATCGTCGAGAAGGTGGAAGGCAACAAGGTCACGATGATCGAGGGCAACTCCGGGGACGCCGTCCGCCGGAACACGCACACGCTCTCGGCGTCGACGTTCTACGGAGGGGTCCACCCGTGA
- a CDS encoding RNA polymerase sigma factor, with protein sequence MIVKPFEQIVAEHGPMVLRVCRAVLGPADAEDAWSETFLSALKAYPELPAEANVQAWLVTIAHRKAVDVTRAQARRPLPVGEIPDRPGRAETFTGDLWDALARLPHKQRLAVAYHYLAGLPYREIAEITGGTTDAARRAAADGVKALRATYPLEGAHS encoded by the coding sequence GTGATCGTGAAACCGTTCGAGCAGATCGTGGCCGAGCACGGGCCGATGGTGCTCCGCGTCTGCCGGGCCGTGCTCGGCCCCGCCGACGCCGAAGACGCCTGGTCGGAGACCTTCCTGTCGGCGTTGAAGGCGTACCCGGAGCTGCCGGCGGAGGCGAACGTCCAGGCGTGGCTCGTCACGATCGCGCACCGCAAGGCCGTCGACGTCACCCGCGCGCAAGCCCGCCGCCCGCTCCCGGTCGGCGAAATCCCGGACCGGCCGGGCCGCGCGGAGACGTTCACCGGCGATCTGTGGGACGCGCTGGCGCGGTTGCCGCACAAGCAACGCCTCGCCGTCGCCTACCACTACCTGGCCGGGCTGCCGTACCGCGAAATCGCGGAGATCACCGGCGGCACGACGGACGCCGCACGCCGGGCCGCCGCCGACGGCGTGAAGGCGCTGCGGGCCACTTACCCCTTGGAAGGAGCGCACTCATGA
- a CDS encoding ESX secretion-associated protein EspG — protein MARRTTTTAGVVLSHLEFDLLWADLGPGGPPPHPFDVAAHGRTQAERDDLGVGVFASLAEAGLTDGDDVAPELADLFTVLGSPSLSVDALVLGEAPWRLLAAARDAAGVLAVLDERDLVLEPVRPAGLVPAVVRMLGEQPSGPGDQLRLPRAAYTAAMDAYARSGYDAFERALASSGVTGRAVRPLATLATSERYAAGQLGATGPAGRAPVLAWFDTAAGRYAVTPENAGGEPWVMVTPADSAWLADRLNRMLDATT, from the coding sequence GTGGCGCGCCGCACCACGACGACGGCGGGGGTAGTCCTGTCGCATCTCGAATTCGATCTCCTCTGGGCGGACCTGGGCCCGGGCGGGCCGCCACCGCACCCGTTCGACGTGGCCGCACACGGCCGCACCCAGGCCGAGCGCGACGACCTGGGCGTCGGCGTGTTCGCGAGCCTCGCCGAAGCCGGCCTCACCGACGGCGACGACGTCGCCCCGGAGCTGGCGGACCTGTTCACGGTGCTGGGCTCGCCGTCGCTGAGCGTCGACGCGCTGGTCCTGGGCGAAGCGCCGTGGCGGCTGCTGGCGGCGGCCCGCGACGCGGCGGGCGTGCTCGCCGTGCTCGACGAACGCGACCTGGTCCTCGAGCCGGTGCGCCCGGCCGGCCTGGTGCCCGCGGTGGTGCGGATGCTGGGCGAGCAGCCCTCGGGCCCGGGCGACCAGCTGCGCCTCCCCCGCGCGGCGTACACGGCCGCGATGGACGCGTACGCCCGCAGCGGTTACGACGCCTTCGAGCGGGCACTGGCGTCATCGGGCGTGACGGGCCGCGCGGTCCGGCCGCTGGCGACACTGGCGACTTCGGAGCGCTATGCGGCCGGCCAGCTGGGAGCGACCGGCCCGGCGGGCCGAGCACCGGTCCTGGCCTGGTTCGACACGGCGGCGGGCCGCTACGCGGTGACCCCGGAGAACGCGGGCGGCGAGCCGTGGGTGATGGTGACCCCGGCGGACAGCGCGTGGCTCGCGGACCGCCTGAACCGCATGCTCGACGCAACCACCTGA
- a CDS encoding L,D-transpeptidase — MRGTGVLTLLGLTLVTAACSVPRTTTPSPIAEPVPLPRTTTPTTTPPPPAPPCAVTTGACVSLTQRLAWLLRDGHVVRGPVPAGFGPPEQATPAGSFHVVWKDREHRSGDYGTDMPNSVFFAAGGIAFHAGPLDAPSHGCVHLSDADSAAFFDGLNVGDTVEVR, encoded by the coding sequence ATGCGCGGCACCGGGGTGCTGACCCTGCTGGGGTTGACGCTGGTCACGGCGGCCTGTTCGGTACCGCGCACGACGACGCCGAGCCCGATCGCCGAGCCCGTGCCGCTGCCCCGGACGACCACCCCCACCACGACGCCGCCACCGCCCGCGCCGCCGTGCGCCGTCACGACCGGGGCCTGCGTCAGCCTGACGCAGCGGCTGGCCTGGCTGCTGCGGGACGGCCACGTGGTGCGCGGCCCGGTCCCGGCCGGGTTCGGCCCACCCGAGCAGGCGACGCCGGCCGGGTCGTTCCACGTCGTGTGGAAGGACCGCGAGCACCGCAGCGGCGACTACGGCACCGACATGCCCAACTCGGTGTTCTTCGCCGCGGGCGGGATCGCCTTCCACGCGGGACCGCTCGACGCGCCTTCGCACGGCTGCGTGCACCTCTCCGACGCCGATTCGGCCGCGTTCTTCGACGGCCTGAACGTCGGGGACACGGTGGAGGTCCGGTAG